Within the Vanessa cardui chromosome 6, ilVanCard2.1, whole genome shotgun sequence genome, the region TCTGTTGGTTTAATTTCATTAAGGTGATTGATCAACTCGACAATATTCGACAAagaattatagattttttttttataagaaagaattttgatttcgattgaTATAGTTGAGTACAAGTGttaagtttctttttatattttttaatagcaaGCTTACCTTAAATCTAAGGTTTCCAACTGGCGGCGCTGCATATGGGATTCCTTTAAAACTAAAACAGGACGAGCCATCGACTAGTTTTTCCACGGAACCTTTTAGTTTTCCTTCATTTACTCTTACTATTGGgtcattctataaaaaaaaaaatattacattcgatttacaataacaaaagtACTTCCACTACCTCTTAATTGATCCATATTTCTGcagaacgatttttttttaagtatcttCGTACTATTGTCATATTATTTGTGGTGTTAATATTCCAATACAATTAAAACCAACTCACATTTATATGTTTTGACGCGAACGCAACATTAATTTGTAAGTAATACAATATagcacaaaatataatattatttaaattaaacattactaGAAAGTAACACTTCCTTCAATAGTGATGAAATAATAACTAGTAAATAAATTGatgtacgttttattttataccaagaATATGTGTCGTGTAGGTAGCCAAGTTGTTTTGTTAAAGTTTTCCTCAATGTTTAAAAACCCGACAACATTGAAACGAGGTGCATGCTCTTTATcacattttgtttgtttttaaaattatattctatcccaatagtatttgtattactccttaaataataaaaatatatcgactTAAGACCTTTTACTCATATGATTGATTATTACTAAATCAACGTTCAAGAATCGAAATTAGAATGCAGtataatgttgttgttgttgcaataTAGTGTTGCCAGATAAAAATTTTGTCCCACATTTAAGGAATTTAATTTGGTCggattaagattatttataaaaattaaaattatatacacacatcaacattgtctagggatattttgaatttactcaattatttcaaaatttgttaaagataacatgcaacatgtttatatttttataaagcccatttatctgactatactccagaataaaaaataaaccatattattttgcgtaaacaattttatccttaaataaataaaaaacgtaaaataatggtaaaactaacaattaatgtttgtctcaagaaaatgtgaaaaatgtagaaaaattattgtttttagcagtcatatgaaaaatcagtagtctgtaaaactacccaggacatttataacgtcctgcaacaatttttcatactttagattaagttatccaagtcttgctgcggtatattgtcccaggtTCGACTAAGATACAAAAAAGTGGCTCAtccgtcgcaatatttgcaggGAAATTCCTCGAAGCCCGTCTTTGGAGTATGTCCCACGCGTGCTGATAGGTCTTGCTCCTACAACCATCTCGTCACCACTCCCGCTGTGTGCGGACGGGTGCTATCGTGCATGAGCGTGAATTCTTGgcccatttttagtctatggggctaaattattggcaAAAGCATCTCGTTACGGCATTTTTCGgccgccatggtgtttctgatccaaacgaggtctgttcttcTACCAAGATTAATTCTcgcccaaaccataattatgccgccgtggtgtgaatggactttctgaagatgttgcaAGCGGCTATCATGACCAGGGAATCGCCAAACACGTACGCTACGTATATTGGGATGGAAACCGAACCGGGGCTCATCggtaaacagcactacagaccactggttatcTTCCGAGAAcaaatttacacgaacccactctagtcgttgcccacgatttcctcggcgtagtgctggaGTACGAAGCGGTCTGCGAGCATGAAGGTTAGCTTTatgcagccttctccttacagtttggtcactcacaagcaactggtcctctggctggagcctctgaaccaattgaagtgccgtaacatttggttctcttttcgcggcaacttgcaaatatcggtcttgtcgttgattggttatgcgcttcccacctggatatctttcagTCACTTCACCAGTAGCACGGTAGTGTGACCATAACCTAGATATAACGTTTTGTCTTGTTCCAATCTCCTCAGCAATACTCCGTTGAGTAGCCCCAGCTTGGAGCATGCCTTCTGCCcttagcatttcttctctcgttaaatggcaccgctgcatgatgcacacaataggtttaactcgaaattaatcgataacttgttataaaacttaaattgaacacaaaaaaaatatcttaatatgacggtaggtaaacgaaaccttcggccatcgctaccattatgtcgcgtaaaaattttatttttatttatttttgtcaaattcaaatttataatcgtccaagaaggtttacaaaatagactttcatcaaaagattttaaaactggaaatGGTTTTTCgagtttaagaatttttatgcaaaatatccctagacggtgttgatgtgtatatatgtaataagtcAATAGAAGCTCATTTTGAGTGTGTCAATACACACACTCAAAATGAGGTTATTTCTagtaggtaatatttttttactagtaTCACATGTTTAGTCATAAAAAAGAATTGTTACGCATTCCTGACTTATAAATTCCCTGTCTGCGGATTTTCCCAcacattttacaaatattcgAGGGACATTTAAAAGAACTCTTTGCTTTTCGGGAAAGTTGTATATCAGAAATGACAATTCACAATACGACCTTTAAAGaccatttgtataaatatgttttaataataaaaatataataactaaatttataaaacaggtTAAACACggcgatttaaataattaatgcatgaaccgttaagttaaatttatttcaataaagatttttttaattataaacatatttttttaagatagtactaatagaaaattaaatatgaacacttagatatatgaataattttgttgttgttaaggaatgcaaaagtataataatagttctaataaacaaaaaatattttaaatattaataagtgatttttttaacacTTGTATCAATCTTTTTAGAGATATCTTACTAGATTTGTTTGTTATActacatatatgaatatacaaaataaaaaaaacacaaaaatataaattaatttatgttgtaTAGCCAACACATTTAATATctctataatattaagtatagaataAGGTAgattaaacatcaaattatttctataaataaaacacattttcatttattcaattaatttagaagagaaattattaagaaaaaaacagttaatttattataatcaaaacgCTTAGGGTAGCTCGTCAACgtccatatataatttaagattttaaataatattgcttaCTATTAAAACTGAAAAATCGATCTTCGTAATGTGGATCGAAAACttactaaaaaaagtaaaaatacgtatctacaaacatttatttattcttattaaatatgGAACATGATTGTATGTTTTATAGGTATTTATGTCACATTACATAAAGTAAAAGGTTATCATTATTGACATATATAGGTAGAGAAATGTCACTATAATACCATAATAGAATAAGTAATTTAacgtacacatatatattttttacgatacattattatatacaatattatccCGATATATGTGGAAGGCCAGCCTCTGAGTAAAGTTCATCCCAAAACTGCATCCTTCGTTTATCCGCATAGTGTCCCAATGAAAAGGGCTCCTCAATATTGAAGAACTCTTTCCCTTTGATTGTATAAGGTTCCCAGATAGCTCCTAGCTTGTTATCCGAAGTTGGATTACTGTAATAAGAAAATTACTAGATTGTAttgaaatcttaaatattttctcttttcACATCGATAAATTGattcaacaaaattaaaataaattgtttccaaaaaaaaaatcatttaaggTACACGTACacgtgtttaaaaaaaaaacaatggtctatattttcaaattgaatataaaaaaccgtacatttatttttataataacaagagattaaaatatttcacttcACTTCTTAACTAGATTACACATAATTGATTTGGAAAAACCATTACTACTAATTTACTATTTAGAGATGACAAATCGTTGAATGAAAAAAACCCGTCTAAGAACTACAAGGTAAATAGTGAAGAATAACGTTAAGGAAAATACGACGTTATCTTAAGGGGTAGACATTTGTGGGAAATAAGGATACCAATTAAACTATGGGGTGTTTCAATTTTAGAATGTCAAGATACTGAAATTTGGCCAATGTTCAAAAAAATAGTACTGaagtagtaaatatttatgatttcaaAGTCAGTGTTTGTAAATGTTACTCTAATCAaagatgtacagtcagagtaagaaaaccttcgtcagttttcaaaataattcctttatcaagtcttatacccttagtaccttttgaatctaaacatcgcatcgcaatatatcattctcgatcggtaaagcagattatagctcatactgagcacacgtaaatagatcttaaggtgacgaaccttttcttatcccgactgtacGATTCAATAACTCATTTTTATTAGTaagttaaacattaattttaattacccaGTCTTAGCGAAATCCGTCCATAATTTCGTTACTTTATACACGATGTTCTTTAGTTTCTCTTGACTTTGATAAGCCCTTTCGTTtaggtaattataaaatatgtagaaAAGTTCATCAGCGTGACTAGCACCTTTCAAACTAGTCAGTCCTAAGTCTATTTTCACAACGTTTAAATCAGTATCAAAGTTAAATCTGTACATGTAAGTGGATTTACACAAATTCGTATACAAATGCGCAAATCTATGCGTGTTGTACGCGAAATTGATATCTGTTTGCATGTCACATATGGTATTTAAATCGTTCTCAGTTATATTTCTATTTCCAACATAGAACCTTTTGATTCTGTCGCCAAAATCAGTCAATTGTTTCTTCGTAATTTTCTCAACTACTTCTCTCGGCACATAGAACGACGGTTCCTTGTTGTAAACATCTAACCTAGTAACATGATATTTAACAATCACTAATCCTTCTCCTGAATTATATCCCATCATCAGTGGTACTCTATTAACTTTACCTTCAAGAAGAAGCTTCTCTGGTGGCTCGTTAAGAAAAGCTTCTACCTGAGGAAAGTTTTTTTCAACGACTGGTAAAAATTTAGCCGGTAATCCTCTATACATTTCATCGGGTGTAAACGTTGCAGCAGTTAAGTTAGTAAGAGCATTAGCGTTAAGACTTCGGAAGTAGTCGAGTAGAACTCGATCGTCACTTGTTTCAATACCAAGAATTTTTCCAAGACGAAATGCTCTTTCTTTCGCACCTGCCGCTTGAACTAAGTCGTATGTTCCACTTTGGGCTATGGCTTTATGGAACAATCCTTTCGACATTGGAGACAACAGGTGCAAGGAGACACATGATGCACCAGCACTTTCGCCAAATAGCGTGACGCTGTTTGAATCACCACCGAATTGAGCTATATTGTTCTGAACCCAACGAAGAGCAGCTACCTGATCTTTCATTGCTGCATTCCCGGGTACATCGGGCGTTTCAAGCGATAAAAAACCTAATACCTCTAATCTGTAGTTAAACGTTACCAATATAACATCGTGCTGCAAAAGAAAGTCCGGTAAAAAAAAGTTCCCCGATCCTTGAGTGAAAGAGCCTCCGTAGATGAATACCATAACTGGTAATTTAGCATTTTTGTTTAAGGATTTCGTATACACGTTTATAAACAGGCAATCTTCATCGCCTTGGTATGTTATATTAAACTGAGTGCAAATAGGACCAAAATCTATTGCGTCGCGTGTACCTTTCCATGGTCGGGGCGGTAATGGTGcctgaaattataataacagtGTTATTagcataattaatttttatttgttttaaaaaaaagtaataaatataaatattaccttaAATCTAAGATTTCCCACAGGCGGAGCTGCGTAAGGTATTCCTTTGAAACTATAGTACGGGGATCCATCTACCAGATACCCAAATGAGCCTTTTACTTTGCCTTCTTTTACTGTTACTATTGGgtcattctaaaaaaatattaactcaaTTTAAAccagataatataattatttttaatattatattataatatattttaatattattatttatatttagttctacaaatatatatctataaatgatTTTcgttcaaaagaaactttcgatatgaatattttctttatattaacaTCGAATTATCTAATACAATatattgatatgatattttcaatttatgtatTTGATATTACGTCAGAGGGCTGTGTGTCACTAAAATTTTACTCTATGTCGGTCTATGCCGGTACAATATCGAAAACGTTAATCAAATTCCAGGAGATATGCAGGATTAATTTGAACAACAAcgcgttttttttataatcgaaACTAATTATGCGCAAAATcgagttataatataaaatttctcaaagtaatttattaaagagTTTACTTATTTCATCATAGTCAGATCAGTACAACATTTGATTTTAGAGCCATCCAAATTACATTTGCGTATGATCGATGCAATGCAAAATTAAGTATAAGTActttctagttttttttttaaatacgtaagCCATCTTCATTTCTATAACAACAGTTcacatctatttttaatttgacctatcaaaaattataaaactcatgtcataaaaacattgataaataaggcgTATTAATGAACACaagatcatattatattaaagataaaaaatcgtCGAATTAGTATTCattgacttctaggcaggaaatatagaaaattattagTTCTCTGCTAACATACtctataattaaaatggtggaaaagaaaagagtaacaactgactttcttgccggttcttcttgttATAATCTACTTTCTTACCCGGTAATAGTTTAACGcttaataaaacattgtaatatgatatgattaaaaaatgcttttatgagcttacttgaataaagaataatatgttttgtttcattttgaatacatatatcaaaaaggAATGAATGTAAAAATAGATTAACTCACGTGCAGTTGTTTTGAAGACAAGGCCACTgatatttgtaaacaaactaCGATAATACTAAAACATTTCCAATGCGACATCACAGAATCTAACATGATgtctaatataacaaaataaaaaaagataaacgaTAAATGCTTTATATATCACAACAAATAGGTGTGTGGAATACCGATTCTAATTGAAAACAATTCATTGGaaatatgtttaatgtttattaaattgatattttcctCAAAGAGAACTCTGGGACTTTCCCATGTTGCCAGGTTTAAAAACactttacttaaaaaaagaatacattttaaataataaattcgaaaaGAAGTCTAAGACACATTTacctctaaatatatttattttataaaagcataATTGAGAATCTCATACTACTGACAAGAACTACGTCACGCGTTAATGCTTGGTCGTGACTCGCTAGTCAGCCGCGAGtcattattcattcattcattcgttcagGCGATAAGTCGTCATGTCTTACCTGGTTTTTAAATTCGTACGTAATTTCAAATATGTAGCATTGACGGACTTTAAACCTGCCATGGCGGAAAACGGCTTGAGTGACCTGACGCTCTCTTAAATTGTCATGCCAAGGCAcactttttcattattaatttcatgattcataaacaatattatacagGCGTAATTCACCTTTATTACAAAGTTGACGCCTGAAATACTTTTTCTCCTTCAGAAATAATCaccctgaaaataaaatattattatatattatttataaatattattatatattattatatattattatatattattatttattaatattattatataaatatctttttaattattattatttctttttaattcttatatttctttataactaATTTCTGAATAGCTCGGCCGATTGACTCCAAAATCTAATTAGAACTGAGTCTCaaaaaacatcaatatattGGATGAAACACATAACTTATCCCTTTAaccaaaatgaatttatttcattgaaatgaaaaaaataataataagtaatatctttaaattatatatggtaTACTTTTACTGTCCGATATTACCTACAACACAAAAAAtcatagtatttaataattttaactttttctcTTTTGTCGTTTATATTCTGTAATCTTTGCAAGATGGGTTTTACAATTCTCTCTTAAGTAAATCTAGTAAGAATAAAGTGGAATGGCAATTCAATATGTCTGTCCTACATATAATATacgtcaaataatttatttacacgaaaatacgaaataaattaattaacaaccttagatatttattaaataatgaaaactaTATGCGTATGTATTGAAGTGTGTGCAATAGGCACCGTGCAGAAACAATAGAGGGCGTTATAATCCCGACAGTAGAGACACCGTGCGAGTAAAAAACGAAACTTCCCAGACACATTGGTGGCAGGCTGGCAgctgtcaagtctgtaaatatgattttactatgaccaaaattataaaacgtggtttttttaccaattaacaaTGAAAGTAATGGGCGATGCAGATGGTGGTATTTTTAGATGGGAACCAGTTATTTGGATGTTTACTAAAAGAAACAACGGTTATAGGTTAGATTCAACGATTGACGAAAATTAAACTGTCTTCCATAACAGTTACCCACaaaattggtgatttttatataaataaaatcaaatagtactttttaaatacattgcATTTATCCATTTCACTCTTTTATCCCTAAGCCATGTCATGTGAGTagggaaatagtaaaattttacacccttaaagttgtttttggatGTATTATGGCATCTAGAAAGACAACAATACATTTCGAGagctcaaattatcaaaaattaatacgataattcacaaatattttccgttgtttgacagtagaatttctGAAATTGAGGGTAAGAGTTTTGAATATGAGTCATGAGATGGCAGAGTCATCGctacgcacggtgcctataCTATCCTAAAAAATATTCAGGTAACGGTCGTTTGATTATTTCagctgtattatatttaacaggATATGCATAATACCTTCTGTGAGTTTCAAATATGGATCACCAGATTCCTTATATATTTGATTCCGTAGGTCCATCCGTTCTTTGTCAACGAATCGTTCCATTGTTATCGGCTCACCGatgttaaagtattattttccgTTCCGTTGATTGACTGTATTTAAGACTTTCTATATTACTTACTACTAGTTGCCCATTTCGAATTTGGAAGGGTAAAATTCATTCTAAGTTTGCTCCCATTATCAACTATCACCTCTCATATCTCATCTTGTGGTAGATTGGCtaggtaatataataatatcgttGAGTCCCAAAACTCAGATATTCAATATTGCAATTTACATGTTATTCAAATGTTATGATCTTAAAgagaattgttttaaaaaatgaaaaagaaaataaaaggtataattttattgaatattcgataaaattcagttcaatttaaaattcttcTGTAGTTTTTTCTAATGCTTTAGACTTTACTTAAATCCTATCTTAAAATATCTTGCTCGATTTATATCATTTTCCAGAATTATGGAAAATTTTGCTCATTTCGATTGACTTGAGTTGATTTCATAAAACAATGGaatttaaggtttttttaaatacttaagaaCTTATTATATTCACTTCAGGCAAATAAAAAGCATAGACTGAGCCAAAAAGAATGAGGTTAGTTATATAATTCGATCTTAGTCAGCCGCGACGCaacaaattacctttttttgCTGGAAAAACGGTGTAGCGATACCTCGTTACGATGTTAGCAACAAAGAGCACATGCCACAATATGTAAAATCATCGTTTGAAACAATGGATAGTTCTgacaaaaactattttatttgaaacatgaAGCAGCATGCGATATCATTTGGAAGATGATACATATTACCTCTGGAAAGAACTGTGTGTCTTCgaagaaatactttaaaaaaactgtCTTGACTCTGAAACTGTAAACTATCGTAATGTATAAGTTATGAATtagtcataatatttttgtttataacaagcttattaattttctttcttgtacaataaaatacaacagaAATTCGGACCTGCCTATCAACGATAAAATTATGCTCCTCTTGACctgaatacaaataattcttatcttttttttcaaacttacgtttttaaacaatataatagataattagATGTATACTTACCAAGTTAGTTCTTGACATACTACCTAATcgttgtttttcatttaaatttataattaaattatagcaAAAACCATTTCATTTAACACTATCACAAATCGTTTTTCATTACtcgttgataattaaattagttttctttggaatatgtttaaataaaatataaaattattttgaaagcaaggaaatatgaaatattaattctgAAAGAACTGGTATGGGCCGAATTCCATTCAGTTGTATAAAAACATCATAGACATTCGACATCATAAGTCTGCATGACTTTAATATTTTCGGCATGTGTTTGTTCAGTTCAGTAACTGATTAATATCAGTCAAACAAATTATTGCAATTAGTCGACGCCAAGCTCATCTGTTCATCATTGggtatttgaaatatatgacCTTCCCAAAAAACTATCAGTGTGCTTCGGTTCTTCTTTGGATAACCTCATTCATAACTTTATCGTCCAGTGATGCACTTAACATAACTTGCTCTATATTATTATGCTGAGCGAACTTAAATTGATTGCTAGTCTCGCAAACGTTACAAAATGCCTTCTTTAAACATGGTACACGTGACGCAAAGAACTGACAAAGTCTGCCAAATGTCTCAGCAATCCCAAACGATTCCTACGATCAACCTCTACAGTGGCTTTTTGAGAGCTAATTTGGTAGGAGCTATGTTAAAACTCTTCGAGAAACTTCAATGATCTGAGATCCTCGTGAGCACGAGTAGTGCTGCCAAGAGATTTGAGGCCTTTTCTTAATTATGGGAACTATAATGCAGTTCAATTGCTGCAGTTTCGCAATTTGGATTATTGAGTACTTATTTAACTCCTGACAACTTTCAACAATTCAGGTTTAGATTTTTATTAGGTtagatataaaactttattattcacgatatttcaattttgaaatCTATATTTAGTCATTTTACTGGCGAAAAGACGTTACCGCACCACACCAGGTTTTATAGTACCATGTATTTACTAGAAGAGCCGTAACAATTAGTTAACATTTTAGGTTTTATTTCTGATGACGACTATAATTTTTCCTCTTTTACACGGTCACATTTCTTATGTTGTATAGGGCTCCAAATAAAATGAACCAGCAAAATGTTTTCCATTAACTTATTTGGAATGCTTTGACATCATATTATTAACAGAGAtgtgatttatttgaaatacttctattttaaatgcaaatagAAAATGCAAAATAcctattttgtattttgtatttaaatacctTTTAGTGAAAagcattttgtattttatttgaaatgccTTTCGAGAggcattttgtatttttaaaattcatttcaaaatgCTAAATAGTTTGTGATTAAGTTTAGCCAACATTACCAGACGAACAAAGCAAAACGCTTATATTGCCGAATTCGACCGATAGAGGCGCACGCTAACCATGTGCGACATCGTTTTCTTCTTTGGTCAGAGTGTGCGCCTCATGTCAAATAATGTCAGACAAACAAGTGTCAATGTCAATTTCCAACGAAAACGGCGAACATTATCTATGGCTATGAGGTTAATAAGGAAAACTCTACATGCCTTTACTGTTCTGGTAAACACTTTGCCACGGATAAAGATTGTCCAGAGTACTCACGGcagcaatcaataaaaattgttatgtcccaGGACAACATCTCTTACATGGAGGCAGCCTCTCGCTTCCCAAACGTCCGCAGATCCTACGCTGAGATTGCAAAAGAGATGTTCTCCTCTCCTATGTATCTACACTCCGCCAAGCCCTAGTTCTCCCTCTAGCACTCCATCTAAATCCACCTCTACTCCTAATAGATCATATAGACAGACCGTCTTCCGTTCCCCTCCCCCTAGAGTTCCTCTAGGAAAGGGGTATGATAAACATGCCCACCAAGCCATAGTTGGTAATTGCTCCTCCTCGTCTCCAAATGGTTGTGCTCTGAATGATGGTAACCCCTCCCCTCCTAATAATAATGCCAACttactagaattattaattaaaactctcCTAAGCATCCTAAGTACATGTAATGAAATTCCTCTACCGTACAACGTTGCCAATGATCTAACTCAActcttcaatattattaaaaatggccccaatcagattccttcaatggaactctAAGAGTATTTGTCATAAGAAACCTGACCTCCTCTCTCTTATTAATTCTCATAAACCTGTCATTGTTGCCCTCTCTGAGACATGGTTGATCCCCGGTTCCCGTTTCGGGATTCC harbors:
- the LOC124530595 gene encoding juvenile hormone esterase-like, whose translation is MVFIYGGSFTQGSGNFFLPDFLLQHDVILVTFNYRLEVLGFLSLETPDVPGNAAMKDQVAALRWVQNNIAQFGGDSNSVTLFGESAGASCVSLHLLSPMSKGLFHKAIAQSGTYDLVQAAGAKERAFRLGKILGIETSDDRVLLDYFRSLNANALTNLTAATFTPDEMYRGLPAKFLPVVEKNFPQVEAFLNEPPEKLLLEGKVNRVPLMMGYNSGEGLVIVKYHVTRLDVYNKEPSFYVPREVVEKITKKQLTDFGDRIKRFYVGNRNITENDLNTICDMQTDINFAYNTHRFAHLYTNLCKSTYMYRFNFDTDLNVVKIDLGLTSLKGASHADELFYIFYNYLNERAYQSQEKLKNIVYKVTKLWTDFAKTGNPTSDNKLGAIWEPYTIKGKEFFNIEEPFSLGHYADKRRMQFWDELYSEAGLPHISG